A window of Rhododendron vialii isolate Sample 1 chromosome 13a, ASM3025357v1 contains these coding sequences:
- the LOC131314379 gene encoding uncharacterized protein LOC131314379 — MALKFHERERLLNDDDDFSANRISITKNGSSTDLISNVFGSSGSSSFSGLSSAFGSELSSTETESEEEEEGDDEFIAELTRKMADYMLEEDDGEALDTPTEHHGEKLQSTLSRGPTSVPKHNFPASSDDHSRAVHVYNLENQPSVKHGGGTLSWAGRVKGADLTQQVEQKHKKPRNVQNRGKRSAEAGGGGFWSPAAGAWPTLQQSRQLHKQKQQVRSGSGSGMSAVFLGGSGSRSTTGSCGTGVFLPRAISNPPEVRKKSECSTVLIPARVIQALQLHFEDMNARSQSKGFASFASHPSQHDVAKAQATNPNVDHNEMDLPQEWTY; from the exons ATGGCTCTTAAATTCCACGAGCGAGAGAGGTTGCTCAACGACGACGACGATTTCTCGGCGAATCGGATCAGCATCACCAAGAACGGGTCGAGTACCGACTTGATTTCAAACGTGTTTGGTTCGTCCGGGTCTTCTTCGTTTTCGGGTTTGAGCTCAGCGTTTGGATCGGAGCTAAGTTCTACTGAAACAgagagcgaggaggaggaggagggggacgACGAGTTCATAGCTGAGTTGACTCGGAAGATGGCCGACTACATGCTCGAAGAAGATGACGGAGAAGCGCTCGATACACCCACGGAGCACCATGGTGAGAAACTTCAGAGCACACTCAGTAGAGGACCCACTTCTGTCCCTAAGCATAACTTTCCAGCTTCTTCGGATGATCATTCACGAGCTGTTCAT GTTTATAATCTGGAGAACCAACCGTCGGTGAAACACGGAGGAGGCACTCTGAGTTGGGCAGGACGAGTGAAGGGGGCCGATTTAACTCAGCAAGTCGAGCAAAAGCATAAAAAACCACGCAACGTGCAAAACAGAGGTAAAAGATCAGCTGAAGCCGGAGGTGGTGGTTTCTGGTCACCGGCGGCGGGAGCTTGGCCAACGCTGCAACAAAGTCGGCAGTTACATAAACAGAAACAGCAAGTGCgttcgggttcgggttcgggCATGAGTGCCGTTTTTCTTGGAGGATCCGGTTCAAGAAGTACTACTGGATCTTGTGGTACAGGTGTGTTCTTGCCGCGTGCAATTAGCAACCCGCCCGAGGTCCGCAAAAAATCAG AATGCTCGACGGTTCTTATCCCTGCAAGAGTAATCCAGGCCCTACAACTCCACTTCGAAGACATGAATGCTCGGTCTCAGTCCAAAGGTTTTGCTAGTTTCGCAAGCCACCCATCTCAACATG ATGTTGCGAAGGCACAGGCCACAAATCCGAATGTGGACCATAACGAGATGGATCTTCCTCAGGAATGGACATATTGA